From one Buchnera aphidicola (Cinara pseudotaxifoliae) genomic stretch:
- a CDS encoding RidA family protein has protein sequence MLKTKNILNTVFGPYSSIRQANNLLFISGQIPINKNTKIIPKCISEQTTLALKKINLLLLENQLSVKNIIKITIFTTKMDKLKEINLSYQNFFNKYTNRYPARSCVGVSELPEKVCIEIEAIASIF, from the coding sequence ATGCTAAAGACAAAAAATATTTTAAATACTGTATTTGGACCATATTCTTCTATAAGACAAGCGAACAATTTACTTTTTATTTCAGGTCAAATTCCAATAAATAAAAATACAAAAATTATACCTAAATGCATATCAGAACAAACTACCTTAGCATTAAAAAAAATAAATTTATTATTACTTGAAAATCAATTAAGTGTAAAAAATATCATTAAAATTACTATTTTTACAACTAAAATGGATAAATTAAAAGAAATTAATTTATCCTATCAAAATTTTTTCAATAAATATACTAACCGATATCCAGCACGATCATGTGTAGGAGTCTCCGAACTACCCGAAAAAGTATGTATAGAAATTGAAGCAATAGCATCTATCTTTTAG
- a CDS encoding DEAD/DEAH box helicase, translating into MTQIHHSFSIFGLNSYLLKSLEQLGYVKPSPIQSACIPYLLMGNDVLGMAQTGSGKTAAFALPLLNNINFSLKYPQILVLVPTRELAIQVAKAFSDFSKYLFGVKVLALYGGQRYDIQLQILRQGPQIIVGTPGRLLDHLKRGTLNLVHLKSLVLDEADEMLRMGFIEDVENIMSKIPKKHQTALFSATMPNIIRRISKRFMDNPKEIKIQSTGITRPDIQQSYWIVRGKKTDALIRFLEVEDFSATIIFVRTKNATLEVSEALEKHGYNSAALNGDMNQSLREQTLDRLKTGKLDILIATDVAARGLDVDRISFVINYDIPMDSESYVHRIGRTGRAGRAGRALLFVEYRERRLLNNIERTIKHSIKETELPKSELVVQRRLQIISEKIQQQLNSSDLKLYKLLVSKLNLKDGWNFENLSAALLKLVQGERPLIIPPDKRYSPLSFNHNYSTGIHNVRKFNNKKINPNSRFVHERKKLENMTLYRIEVGKNDGIEVRHIVGAVANEGDISSRLIGAIRLFTTYSTIELPKNHSRRLLACLLRTRILNKPINIKPITYSSLRENKKSLTFRHRKSNTKRTF; encoded by the coding sequence ATGACTCAAATTCATCATTCTTTTTCTATTTTTGGGCTAAATTCTTATTTATTAAAATCTTTAGAACAATTAGGATATGTAAAACCTTCACCTATTCAATCTGCCTGTATTCCTTACCTCCTAATGGGAAACGATGTACTTGGAATGGCTCAAACAGGTAGCGGTAAAACAGCTGCTTTTGCACTACCATTACTCAATAACATTAATTTTTCTTTAAAATATCCTCAAATATTAGTCTTAGTACCTACAAGAGAACTTGCTATACAGGTGGCAAAAGCTTTTTCTGATTTTTCTAAATATCTTTTTGGTGTTAAAGTATTAGCTTTGTATGGTGGTCAAAGATATGATATTCAATTACAAATTCTTAGACAAGGACCGCAAATTATTGTAGGTACACCCGGTCGTTTATTGGATCATTTAAAGCGCGGAACATTAAATTTAGTACATTTAAAAAGTTTAGTTTTAGATGAAGCTGATGAAATGTTACGAATGGGTTTTATAGAAGATGTAGAAAATATTATGTCAAAAATTCCAAAAAAACATCAAACAGCTTTATTTTCTGCTACTATGCCTAATATAATTCGTAGAATATCTAAACGGTTTATGGATAATCCAAAAGAAATTAAAATACAGTCTACTGGTATCACACGTCCAGATATACAACAAAGTTATTGGATTGTACGTGGAAAAAAAACTGATGCTTTAATTAGATTTTTAGAAGTTGAAGATTTTTCTGCTACTATCATTTTTGTTCGAACTAAAAATGCTACTTTGGAAGTATCAGAAGCACTAGAAAAACATGGATATAATAGCGCTGCATTAAATGGCGATATGAATCAATCGTTACGAGAACAAACGTTAGACAGATTAAAAACGGGTAAATTAGATATATTAATTGCTACGGATGTTGCTGCACGTGGTTTAGATGTGGATCGTATTAGTTTTGTTATTAACTATGATATACCTATGGATTCCGAATCATATGTTCATCGTATTGGTCGTACTGGTCGTGCAGGAAGAGCAGGAAGAGCTTTATTATTCGTAGAATATCGTGAACGAAGATTATTAAACAATATTGAAAGAACTATTAAACATTCTATTAAAGAAACAGAATTACCAAAATCTGAGCTTGTTGTACAACGTAGATTACAAATTATTTCAGAGAAAATACAACAGCAATTAAATAGTTCAGATTTAAAATTATATAAATTACTTGTATCAAAATTAAATTTAAAAGATGGTTGGAATTTTGAAAATTTATCAGCAGCATTGCTAAAATTAGTTCAAGGTGAACGACCTTTGATTATTCCTCCTGATAAACGTTATTCACCTTTATCTTTTAATCATAATTATTCAACAGGTATACATAATGTACGTAAGTTCAATAATAAAAAGATAAATCCAAATTCTCGTTTTGTACACGAACGAAAGAAGCTTGAAAATATGACATTGTATCGTATTGAAGTAGGTAAAAATGATGGTATAGAGGTACGTCATATTGTTGGAGCTGTTGCAAATGAAGGAGATATTAGTAGTCGATTAATAGGAGCTATTAGATTATTTACAACCTATTCTACTATTGAATTGCCTAAAAATCATTCTAGACGATTACTTGCTTGTTTATTACGTACACGTATTTTAAATAAACCTATTAATATTAAACCTATAACGTATTCATCGTTACGGGAAAATAAAAAATCTTTAACTTTTAGACATCGAAAAAGTAATACAAAGCGTACTTTCTAG
- the pnp gene encoding polyribonucleotide nucleotidyltransferase: MLKPIVHTFKYGKHSVSLETGMIARQATASVLASMDDTTALITVVSSTTPVLSGQKFFPLIVNYQERTYAAGRIPGGFFRREGRPSENEILISRLIDRPIRPLFPKEFLNEVQIIVTVISVNPQINPDIISIIGVSAALCISGLPFSGPIGAARVGLIDNEYILNPSVEIIKNSCLDLIVSGTKKTILMVEAEANILSEENILQAILFGHEKQKLLIDNIFTFSKKANKFPNVNFTENASDRTLYNLIAKKFSKDIESAYRVFIKQDRLSKLNDIKQKIIIDLLSEDNSLTNLKIEENIYALERNIVRQRILKDNVRIDSRMNDIIRPIDVRTGVLPRVHGSALFTRGETQALVSATLGTSRDAQNLDDLLGDRTDNFIFHYNFPPYSVGEIGIVGSPKRREIGHGKLAKRSFVAVMPNIEEFPYTIRLVSEITESNGSSSMASVCGASLALMDAGVPIKSAIAGIAMGLIKEKNTYVILSDILGDEDYLGDMDFKVAGSRIGITALQMDIKISGITSDIIKDALYQAKFARLKILDIMEATLEIPRSDISKFAPRIYTMKINPEKIKNVIGKGGSTIRMLTEETGTVIEIKDDGIVKISATVGEKAKHAIRRIKEITEDIIIGKVYSGKVTRILDFGAFVSVGFGKEGLIHISQISHKRIDKVSDYLKIDQIVSVRVLEIDRQGRIRLSMKNTDISNKI; the protein is encoded by the coding sequence TTGTTAAAACCAATTGTACATACATTTAAATACGGTAAACATTCTGTTAGTTTGGAAACTGGAATGATAGCTCGACAAGCTACTGCTTCGGTTTTAGCTAGTATGGATGATACTACCGCTCTGATTACTGTAGTAAGTAGTACAACTCCAGTTTTATCTGGACAAAAATTTTTTCCATTGATTGTAAATTATCAAGAACGTACATATGCTGCTGGTAGAATTCCTGGTGGATTTTTTCGTCGAGAAGGAAGACCGAGTGAAAATGAAATTTTAATTTCTAGATTAATTGACAGACCTATTCGTCCTTTGTTTCCTAAAGAATTTTTAAATGAAGTGCAAATTATTGTAACAGTTATTTCAGTAAACCCTCAAATTAATCCAGATATAATTTCTATTATTGGAGTATCTGCTGCTTTATGTATATCCGGCCTACCGTTCTCAGGTCCTATAGGAGCAGCTCGTGTTGGGTTAATCGATAATGAATATATTTTAAATCCATCAGTGGAAATTATTAAAAATAGTTGTTTAGATTTGATAGTTTCGGGAACAAAAAAAACTATTTTAATGGTTGAAGCAGAAGCTAATATATTGTCTGAAGAAAATATTTTGCAAGCTATTTTATTTGGTCATGAAAAACAAAAATTGTTAATCGATAACATTTTTACGTTTTCTAAAAAAGCTAATAAATTTCCTAACGTTAATTTTACTGAAAATGCATCTGACAGAACTTTGTATAATTTAATAGCTAAAAAATTTAGTAAAGATATTGAATCAGCATATCGTGTTTTTATAAAACAAGATCGGTTAAGTAAATTAAATGATATTAAGCAAAAAATAATTATAGATTTATTGAGCGAAGACAATTCTTTAACGAATTTAAAAATTGAAGAAAATATTTATGCTCTAGAACGTAATATAGTTCGTCAGCGTATTTTAAAAGACAATGTAAGAATTGATAGTCGTATGAATGATATAATTAGACCAATTGATGTCAGAACAGGCGTTCTTCCCCGCGTTCATGGATCTGCTTTATTCACCAGAGGAGAAACACAAGCGTTGGTTTCAGCAACCCTAGGAACGTCTAGAGACGCGCAAAACTTAGACGATCTTTTAGGAGATAGGACTGATAATTTTATATTTCATTACAATTTTCCTCCTTACTCTGTAGGAGAAATAGGAATAGTAGGGTCGCCGAAAAGAAGAGAAATAGGTCACGGAAAATTAGCTAAGCGTAGTTTTGTAGCAGTTATGCCAAATATTGAAGAATTTCCATACACAATCCGTTTGGTTTCTGAGATTACAGAATCTAATGGATCATCTTCTATGGCTTCTGTATGTGGTGCATCTTTAGCTTTAATGGATGCAGGAGTTCCCATTAAATCAGCTATAGCAGGAATTGCTATGGGTTTAATAAAAGAAAAAAATACTTATGTTATTTTATCAGATATTTTGGGAGATGAAGATTACTTAGGTGATATGGATTTTAAAGTAGCTGGAAGTAGAATCGGAATTACTGCATTGCAGATGGATATAAAAATTTCTGGTATTACAAGTGATATTATTAAAGATGCTTTATATCAAGCAAAATTTGCTAGGTTAAAAATATTAGATATTATGGAAGCTACTTTAGAAATACCTAGAAGTGATATTTCAAAATTTGCACCCAGAATATATACGATGAAAATTAATCCAGAAAAAATTAAAAATGTTATCGGGAAAGGAGGATCCACTATTAGAATGCTTACTGAAGAAACCGGTACTGTTATTGAAATTAAAGATGACGGAATAGTAAAAATATCAGCTACTGTAGGTGAAAAAGCTAAGCATGCTATTCGTAGAATTAAAGAAATTACGGAAGATATTATAATTGGAAAAGTTTATTCAGGTAAGGTAACACGTATTTTAGATTTTGGAGCATTTGTTTCTGTTGGTTTTGGAAAAGAAGGATTAATACATATTTCACAGATTTCACATAAAAGAATAGATAAAGTATCTGATTATTTAAAAATAGATCAAATTGTTTCAGTAAGAGTTTTAGAAATAGATCGACAAGGAAGAATTCGTTTAAGTATGAAAAATACTGATATATCAAATAAAATATAA
- the rpsO gene encoding 30S ribosomal protein S15 → MVKNTLEIKNLILKYGNLYNNSGHSSVQIALLTRKINYLQKHFTKHKEDHCGRRGLLKMVSLRRKLLDYIKLKKHSSYLFLIKDLGLRY, encoded by the coding sequence ATGGTAAAAAATACATTAGAAATAAAAAATTTAATTTTAAAATATGGTAATTTGTATAATAATAGTGGTCATTCATCAGTACAAATTGCTTTATTAACAAGAAAGATAAATTATTTGCAAAAACATTTTACTAAACACAAAGAAGATCATTGTGGTCGTAGAGGTTTATTAAAAATGGTTTCTCTGCGTAGAAAATTATTAGATTATATAAAATTAAAAAAACACTCCAGTTATCTTTTTTTGATTAAAGATCTTGGTTTACGTTATTAA